In Podospora pseudocomata strain CBS 415.72m chromosome 4, whole genome shotgun sequence, the genomic stretch CAGCTGTTGTGATCCAACAGCTCCAGCTACCCTGGGGCGGTGCTCGCGATAGCACCTCCACCGGGCGTCGACGTCAGTAGTGGGCAACTCCACTGGTTGAAgttgcctcctcttcttggagGATCAACCGGTTGTGACGGAGGAGTGACGAGCGGCAAGCCAAGCTGCCGAGGCAAGCGAATCTGCAAGTCACAACAGTAGCCGGCAAGCTACAGCAGCTGCCATCGATCGATCGAGCGGTGCGAGATGTAGCGTGCTGCCCGTCGCTTTTGGTGCCACTGTCGTGTCTGTCTGACAGTATCACAAGTCAATGCCGGCTTCGCAATTGATCTTGAGCCTATGGGTCTGTGGGAGCCTGGTGGTTGAAAGAGAGCGAGCGTAATGCTGTTTGTGGGTTCGGGATGGCGTGGTTGCTGCTTGCTAATAAGTAGCTAAAGAATGTTGAGAATAGAGAAAGCTGGAGAAGGTGTTAAGCAGTTGAGCGGTCAATGGTTCACCtcagaggagggaggccgAATTGATGAACCACGAAGCCGCTGCAAGAGGAGCTGGCGTTGGTTTTAATTAGCTGAACGCCGTCCAACGCCCAGTCGGCGCGGCTGCCAGTGTATTTGGCGCGTGGCCAATAAAGCCGAAGCTAGAGCTGTGGGAGGAGCGGAAAACCTCGTGCTTCCCGGCTCCGTTGTGGGCTCTTTGCAGCTCGTGGGGACCATGAAAATCagtgggtggaggggcacaGCGCGGGAGATTCTGGTTGCTGGAACGGATTTGGGGCAATCAAAAGGTGCCGATGATTTGGGAAGTGTGGAAGGGCCACGGTACCATGCGGCCGGGTCGATTTCGATATTGATTGATGTTGAACAGCCCGGGAGGTGCCGATCTTTAGACTTCATATACCCTTGACACAGACTTGATCAACTGCGCGACAATGAGAAAAATAGAAGCATATTTGGGAAGAGGTTGCGAGGCGGTCAGCCTGCTCGACCAAGGGAGACCGGGCAGTACCCAGAGAGGCCGGGTCTCGGTCTAGGGATGAAAGTGGGTTCCTTCGGCGAGGTGTGTTGTTCTCGCAGCATCGGATGAACCAATGCGCTTTTTTCTGCTTCCAATCAAATATGTCGATGGTTCTGGGCAGGTAAGACGTTGGAAGAAGCGATCACAAGAAGCTGAGCTTTGTTTCGAGACCAGGAACAAGTTGATGGCAGCGTGGGAAGCAAGGTTACTCCAGGTTACACAGGAGGTTGTTCTGCTGCATTGGCTTGGCAAGTCGGCATGGTGTGGTGACATCTGGAAGCGGGAGTACCTTTCCCTCCCCTGGGAAATGACAACCGAAGCATTAAGGACTTCCTACGAAGTAGAAGTCACTCAACCTGCCACAGCCTGTCAAAAGTATTTCGCACTCTATTGACATCAAACTTTCCCGGCCAGCTCATCATTGTCATCGGATGAACCTGCAAAGTCATTCATCGGGTTCCTGTGCCGAGAATGCTTGGCACGGGCTCGGGAGCCCCACCCCGCCCCGCCCGGGACCCGGAGCTTTCACGACACCGATACCCGTTCGCAGTCTTGTAATGTTGCCGAGATATTCGACGAAAAGGCCTCGAACACCCATGATCACACGAATCATGATTAATTCAAGATGGATTCTTTGGAATTCCAAGACTATGATATAATTATGACGTTGAGGTGGGAGACACCAACCGCATTTTTGCGATTCTGTTGGAAGGACTGATATCCCAAGGAAGGCCTGACGTGGATTATTGAACCCGAAGAATACGGCCGCCGTCATGATCCGAACGGCTGACGAATGATCGGCGCTCAGGGTCGCTCATCTTCAACTGGCAAGTTTCGAGAAAAACGTGGAAAGCCACCTCTCCAAGCCACCCTTTGAACGCCAGAGTGGGACCCATCAGCCTCACCTTGTTTCAATTGCATGCCCCACATCCAGTGCTGCCAACCGAAACCTGAGTTGCCAAAACGTCCTTCATGAGCCAAAGGCCGGCCGTTACAACAACGAGCAGAAACCGGCACAGCATCTCGCATTCTGCTTTCCTGTGGCGTTGTCTTTGGAGAAATTAATTTTCGTTTTTAGACTTGCATCTTCGGAGCCATGTGGGTTTGGACGTTGAACTCGGCATTCTAGTTCACCCGACCATGACAGCCTCATCCACCAGCTTCAAGAGCCCCCGTGCTCAtgcccccaccaccaccaccaccaccaccacgcccAACACCCGCATCATCAGTAGTGCCCAACCATACAGAACGCTGGTGACCGCATTTCTGATATGGAAAGCTGTCTTGTTTGCCATTGCCCTGGGAAGCAGCCTCGTGGGCGACGCCTATGACACCTCCGCCGACCTCTTGGTGCACGGTGGCGTGGAAGCGGCAACGACGGGCCAACAACGGGCTCAGCAGCCATTGGGTCTTTCTGGTGGCCTGGTCTCGCGGTTTGCCAGCTGGGATGCCATTTACTTTCTCAGTTCTGCAAAACGAGGATATATATATGAACAGGAATGGGCCTTTGGTGCTGGCCTGCCCATCGTGGTCAGAGGGATTCTTCAAGGTAAGTTGATGGGACACTTGTCAACGGGACCGCGATGCAGAGGCCATGAAGCGTTTGGTGATCTTTGTTGGTTACATTCATATATATCTCCATCAATATGGAATGCTGACACATGGTGTTCACAATCTGGTAGGTGCAAGACATGTTGGCATCGCTCCCCCAGCAGATGGGGGTGTTCTCCCTGAAGCTGTCATTGGCGTCACTGTCGCCAATACGGCACATTTTCTCTCGGTGATTGTGCTCTTCCACCTCGGACAGGTTGTGTGGCGGGACCGCACTCTATCTTTGGTTGCGGCTCTGCTGCACATCGTCTCGCCTGCTGGCATGTTCCTCACGGCGCCTTACATGGAAAGCTCCTACGCCTTTCTGGCCTTTACCGGATATCTTCTCTTTGCACTGAGTAGCCAAGCTGAGAGTCGTGCACTTACTCGTGATGTGTATTTGGTGCTCGCAGGGATTTTCTTTGGTCTGGCCACAGCCTTCCGAAGCAACGGCATTCTGAATGGTATCCCATTTGCCTGGGAAGTTCTGCGGCACCTCCCGAATCTGCCGCATAAGCCTTTCGACACCATCCGCCGCCTTGTCGCGTTGGGCATCGGGGGTATCTGCGTAGCTCTAGGGTCCATAATCCCTCAGGCCATCGCTTATGGGCAGTTTTGCTCCGGTGCTTCCGGGGTAGATCCTCGGCCATGGTGTGAGGCTTACTTACCGAGCATCTTCACCTTTGTCCAGGAGCACTATTGGTAAGTTTTCTTGCCTCCCGGTATTTTCCGCCAACATCACCTGCTTACTCAAATTTTTCCTTTGACGTTCAGGAATGTCGGCTTCCTCCGCTACTGGACGATTTCTAATCTCCCATTATTTTTGCTCGCCACCCCGATGCTGGCGATCCTAGTTCGATCGGGAGTGGAGCAACCCACATCGGCTCGGCAGCCTGTGATTGCCGCCAAACCCGTCGAGTCGGCCCAACTGACGTCGCTTGTTCAGTCTGCAGCGGCGGCTCAAGTGGTGCTTGCTGCGCTTGCTATTGCCATGTACCATGTGCAGATTATCACGAGGATATCGTCTGGGTAT encodes the following:
- the GPI18 gene encoding ER membrane glycoprotein subunit of the GPI transamidase complex-like protein (CAZy:GT76; EggNog:ENOG503NYKS; COG:G; BUSCO:EOG09262GLP), with protein sequence MTASSTSFKSPRAHAPTTTTTTTTPNTRIISSAQPYRTLVTAFLIWKAVLFAIALGSSLVGDAYDTSADLLVHGGVEAATTGQQRAQQPLGLSGGLVSRFASWDAIYFLSSAKRGYIYEQEWAFGAGLPIVVRGILQGARHVGIAPPADGGVLPEAVIGVTVANTAHFLSVIVLFHLGQVVWRDRTLSLVAALLHIVSPAGMFLTAPYMESSYAFLAFTGYLLFALSSQAESRALTRDVYLVLAGIFFGLATAFRSNGILNGIPFAWEVLRHLPNLPHKPFDTIRRLVALGIGGICVALGSIIPQAIAYGQFCSGASGVDPRPWCEAYLPSIFTFVQEHYWNVGFLRYWTISNLPLFLLATPMLAILVRSGVEQPTSARQPVIAAKPVESAQLTSLVQSAAAAQVVLAALAIAMYHVQIITRISSGYPLWYWWVAGSLIRGEKVGGYIVKFMVLYALIQGVLFTSFLPPA